One Paenibacillus crassostreae DNA segment encodes these proteins:
- the uraH gene encoding hydroxyisourate hydrolase, producing MNGRLTTHVLDLSRGIPAAGVVVQLRKLSDGDYLLLCQAVTNDDGRLHAPLLDGVGMEVGRYELLFEVGDYFRLTQLESTNGGTELLFLEQIPIRFNIDNVNGHYHIPLLVAPGGYSTYRGS from the coding sequence AAGAGGGATTCCTGCAGCAGGTGTGGTAGTTCAATTGCGGAAATTAAGTGATGGTGATTACCTATTGTTGTGTCAAGCAGTGACGAACGATGATGGGAGATTGCATGCTCCGCTTCTAGATGGTGTTGGGATGGAAGTAGGGAGGTATGAGTTGCTGTTTGAGGTAGGGGATTATTTTAGGTTAACACAATTGGAAAGTACAAACGGTGGAACGGAGTTATTATTCCTCGAACAGATCCCTATTCGTTTCAATATAGACAACGTTAATGGACATTATCATATTCCGCTCCTAGTAGCCCCGGGAGGTTACAGCACGTATAGAGGTAGTTAG